The Sminthopsis crassicaudata isolate SCR6 chromosome 5, ASM4859323v1, whole genome shotgun sequence genome contains the following window.
CATAGGTATTTCATGTCTTGTTCTCTGTAAGCAAAGTTGTTCATTGAAATGGAAGTTtcgaggcagctagatggtgcagtagatagggcaccagccctgaagccgggaagacttaagttcaaatctggcctcagacacttaacacttcctatctatgtgaccctcggcaagtcacttaactccagttgcttcagaaaaaaaaaggaaatggaggttTCTATTCCCTTGTAGTACCTCTGTAATGGGATATGTTGCTCTTTTGGCTTGGCTTTCTCTGCCCTGTATcacttcatacaagtcttttaTCCTCCGAGTTCTTTGTGTTTACAGTTCTcataatgaaataatgttttgtcACATCCCCatagcacaatttgtttagctactcCCCAGTCAGTGGGTATCATTAGGTTTGATAATTTAGTCAAAAAGTTGATAAGTATCAGAGCCATGTCTTGAACTCAGGGTTGTCTTAAGACCATTGACTGCTTGATCTTTTCAGGATGCTTCATTGTTTCTCTAGTATAAGGAGGAGTATAACGTGTGTTTGTGTTGAGTGAGGCAAGCTGGGCAGTGCTTTAGGCTTTACACTAACCATCTTGCTGTCTCTGTTCTTGAAGGCCTGCTCGGTGGGGCTGATTGCAGTGGGAGTGGCAGTCCAATTCACCATGAACCGATACATACCCATCGGGAGCACTACTGGCTCTGTGGTGCCTGTTGTCATCATAGCTGTGGGTACCTTCCTCTTCCTTGTGGCCTTCTTGGGCTTTTGTGCTACCTGTAAGGAGAATTACTGTCTTATGACCACGGTAAGAAGGGGCATAGAGGCTGAGGAATGCCTTTGGGGAGCGGGTGACAGTAAATTGGGAGTAATGGGGGAGACCCAGGGGAAGAAAAGACGCAGGAGTCTCTGACtacaaaggaagaaagtaaaggtAGGAAATAAGGGATGGAGATCACCTGGGAAGATGATGTGGGCAGTACTGACTCCTAACCCAATCTGggattccattttctctctcctatttcttccctttttcagtttgccatctctctctccctcatcgTCCTAGTAGAGATAGCTGCAGCCATTGCTGGATATATCTTCAGGGAAAAGGTAAGTAGATTGTGATAAAGGGAATAGCATTTGGCCCAGGAAGGTGGGATGTGACTGTGGTTCCTTTAGCTCACTGTGATCAAGTTGACAATAGGGCTTCCCTCAGTACTTCTCTTTCTCCGTCTCTCTTAGGTGAAGTCAGAGTTTGAAAAAGGTTTCcgggaagaaatgaaggaatatgagaaaaataatatcacaACAGAGTTCTTGGATAAGTTGCAAAAAGAAGTGAGTTAGGGGAGAGGTAATGGGAGAGAGGGATACATTTAGAAATTATTTGTGATACAAAGCCAAAAAGgcatcaatataatttttttaaatgtgagttTTGGGGGTAGTTGTAATTCCCTAGAAACAATAGATCACTCCAATGGAATAGTTGGGGGATAGGATGACCCTGAAATCATGAGCACAGCATCTATCAATCCAGTGTTTTCCAGCCTTACTGCTGGGTTCTTTTTCTTCACCTTGCTTCCAATCCCCCAATACCTGGTTGTCTTGTAGACTCACATTGTGGGTACTTTAGCTGGCCCATCAGCTTTAGGCCCGTAATAAGTCCTCCTTATTTTGCCAGTCTTTCATCAATCTTTCTCTCCACTCTAGTTTACATGCTGTGGGGCAGCGAACTATACAGACTGGGAGCAAGTACCCCAACTGGGCAAAAACAAGGTCCCTGACTCTTGTTGCAAAAATGTCACCGTAGGCTGTGGAACTGCCTTCAAACTTATGGACATTAACGAGGAAGTATGTGGGGTGGGTGGTGATTAAGAGGTTAGATAGCtaaaagattacaaagaaaagaattggaGATTAGGGGGACTGGGGGAGTTAGAGATCTCTGGGAAAGTCTTAAGAGCCTGATAATTTGATCAAAAAGTTGATAACTATCAGAACCATGTCATGAACTCGGAGTTGTCTTAAGACCATTGACTGCTCGCCTAGGAATGGGGGCAGGCAGGTCTGGGAGGTTGGGGAAGTCCAGGGAACTGGCGATTTGGAGAAAGTAAATGTTGGGTTAGTTATAGGGGTGAAGAGAGCCaagagggaggggagagtaaAAATTAGAACAAACTTGGCACTGGTGAGGCTTAGGGAAGCCAGCTCTGGGGACAAGGGATAAATGAACAAGGTGAGTGGGTGAAAGCCTCTTAACATTTTCCCAGGGCTGTGTGGAGAAGATCGGAAATTGGCTAAAGCAGAAAGCTTTAGTGCTGGCGGGTGCAGCACTGGGCATCACATTTGTAGAGGTGAGGAGGTCCTCTGGGGGCTGGGGCGGACCAGAGCCCACTGTTTCTTGGGGAATAGGGTATTAAGTATCCTGCCATTCCTAGGGCCAGTCTGTCTGGGCTTGGCCTCCCTCGCCTAAAGTGTACTTTTCTGCCCATGTCAGATTCCTTGTCATGCCTGCCCCACCCTCTTACTCATACCTCTTTCCTCCTAGATTCTTGGAGTTATCTTTGCTTGCTGCCTCATGAAGAATATCAGAAGTGGTTATGAGGTGATGTAGGGGCCCTCTGTACCCCTCACCATCGCCTCCTGGAAACAAGGGTGTGTGTCCTGggtttttcaattaataaatg
Protein-coding sequences here:
- the CD63 gene encoding CD63 antigen produces the protein MAVEGGMKCVKFLLYVLVLAFWACSVGLIAVGVAVQFTMNRYIPIGSTTGSVVPVVIIAVGTFLFLVAFLGFCATCKENYCLMTTFAISLSLIVLVEIAAAIAGYIFREKVKSEFEKGFREEMKEYEKNNITTEFLDKLQKEFTCCGAANYTDWEQVPQLGKNKVPDSCCKNVTVGCGTAFKLMDINEEGCVEKIGNWLKQKALVLAGAALGITFVEILGVIFACCLMKNIRSGYEVM